The following coding sequences lie in one Actinomycetota bacterium genomic window:
- a CDS encoding glycosyltransferase family 2 protein translates to MSVVALIPAFNEADLIGATVIAARSIRGVDRVLVVDDGSTDSTAEVARAAGAEVLALPDNVGKGAALDTGIAHLAEEIEVLLLLDGDLGQSAEQGQLLLDPVSEGRADLVIAAFPRPAGKAGVGLVKGLARWGIARMGGGFVAQAPLSGQRALSARCLANVTPFAFGYGVEVALTVRALRAGMRVIEIPTTMSHAATGRDLTGFAHRGQQFVHVGRALARLAFERRRTPA, encoded by the coding sequence ATGAGCGTCGTCGCACTCATCCCCGCCTTCAACGAAGCCGATCTCATCGGCGCGACCGTGATCGCCGCACGCTCCATCCGCGGTGTCGACCGTGTCCTGGTCGTCGACGACGGCTCCACCGACTCGACGGCCGAAGTCGCACGGGCTGCGGGGGCCGAAGTGCTCGCCCTGCCCGACAACGTGGGCAAAGGCGCGGCCCTCGACACCGGCATCGCCCATCTGGCCGAGGAGATCGAGGTGCTCCTGCTTCTCGACGGGGACCTGGGCCAGTCTGCGGAGCAGGGCCAGCTTCTTCTCGACCCGGTCTCCGAAGGACGCGCGGACTTGGTGATTGCCGCATTCCCGCGCCCTGCGGGCAAAGCCGGTGTCGGTCTCGTCAAGGGTCTCGCACGTTGGGGGATCGCTCGAATGGGTGGCGGGTTCGTGGCACAGGCCCCGCTCTCAGGTCAAAGAGCGCTGTCGGCCCGTTGTCTCGCGAACGTGACGCCTTTCGCATTCGGATACGGGGTCGAAGTCGCCCTGACCGTCCGCGCGCTGCGCGCGGGAATGCGTGTCATCGAGATACCGACCACGATGAGTCACGCAGCAACCGGTCGCGATCTGACGGGATTTGCCCACAGGGGACAGCAGTTCGTCCATGTCGGACGGGCGTTGGCGCGGCTTGCGTTCGAGCGTCGTCGCACCCCCGCCTAG
- the steA gene encoding putative cytokinetic ring protein SteA, translating into MRHQGTARLDKRTKDLVKRLGRDDIAIIDHVDMDRVSAESLLETGTEVVINAERFISGVYPNVGPLLLARGGVRLIDDVGPEIFQRVREGDAIDVIGNEVLLAGNVVARGTRLTVETIEAAMEQAKDGLEEQLDKFARNTLEYLEREKSLLTDGTNVPATRTELHGRHALVVVRGYDYKADLDALKPYIREIRPALVGVDGGADAIIEAGFKPDIIIGDMDSVSDDALLSGAEIIVHAYPDGRCPGMERLDALGVRGVAWPLAATSEDLALLLAYESGADLVVAVGTHANLVEYLDKGRKGMASTFLVRLKVGPKLVDAKGVNKLYRTSVGPTDLMLLVGAALVAVSVIVMISPMVRQMLSLLLLRVRTILGI; encoded by the coding sequence ATGCGACATCAGGGCACGGCCCGGCTGGACAAGCGGACGAAGGACCTCGTCAAGAGGCTTGGCAGGGACGACATCGCGATCATCGACCACGTCGATATGGATCGCGTGAGTGCTGAATCGCTGCTCGAGACCGGGACAGAAGTCGTCATCAACGCCGAGAGGTTCATTTCCGGCGTCTACCCGAACGTCGGCCCGCTCCTGCTCGCTCGTGGCGGAGTGCGCCTGATCGACGATGTCGGCCCAGAGATATTCCAACGCGTGCGCGAGGGCGATGCGATCGATGTTATCGGCAATGAGGTCCTTCTTGCGGGAAACGTTGTCGCGCGCGGAACACGCCTCACCGTGGAAACCATCGAAGCTGCCATGGAGCAGGCCAAGGACGGACTCGAGGAACAGCTGGACAAGTTCGCGCGCAACACCTTGGAGTACCTGGAGCGGGAGAAGTCGCTTCTCACCGACGGGACGAACGTGCCAGCCACCCGTACCGAGTTGCATGGCAGGCATGCACTTGTCGTAGTCCGAGGCTACGACTACAAGGCCGATCTCGACGCACTCAAGCCGTACATCCGCGAGATTCGACCCGCTCTTGTAGGTGTGGACGGCGGAGCTGATGCGATCATAGAAGCTGGCTTCAAGCCGGACATCATCATCGGGGACATGGACTCGGTCAGCGACGATGCGCTGCTCTCCGGTGCGGAGATCATCGTGCATGCCTATCCAGACGGGCGTTGCCCCGGCATGGAAAGGCTGGATGCGCTCGGTGTTCGCGGGGTAGCGTGGCCTCTGGCAGCAACAAGCGAGGATCTCGCGCTTCTTCTGGCATATGAGTCAGGAGCTGACCTTGTGGTCGCGGTTGGGACTCACGCGAACCTCGTGGAGTATCTTGACAAGGGGCGCAAAGGGATGGCTTCCACGTTTCTCGTCCGGCTCAAGGTCGGGCCTAAGCTCGTCGACGCGAAAGGCGTCAACAAGCTCTACCGGACATCGGTCGGACCAACGGATCTCATGTTGCTTGTGGGTGCGGCTCTTGTTGCGGTGAGCGTGATCGTGATGATCTCGCCCATGGTTCGCCAGATGCTATCGCTGCTCTTGCTGCGAGTTCGCACGATATTGGGTATCTAG
- a CDS encoding copper transporter, with product MYNLRYHIASLVAVFLAMAIGLLLGTIVVERGTFDRQRDSIVESLQDEFRTLADENDVLRTDNEHLDAFVGDLVPALTGDVLAGKRFLVIASTGRTDGLGAVTQAIGQAGGEVIVATESEAGMALADPAVSQVATPVVGDLTGDDLVSAVSKTLAAEWATPGVDRPLTDALSEAGAIRFDPALREDVFVDGVIAMAAWDGVPDDLALRIAEELSRVGRISIGAEAGTNPTGVAAASAAQGLSAVDNASSAAGRLSVVWLLAGRAKGYFGTGDAADAPWPTMETKTGSPKD from the coding sequence ATGTACAACCTTCGCTACCATATCGCGTCGCTCGTGGCGGTCTTCCTTGCAATGGCGATCGGCCTGCTCCTTGGCACTATCGTCGTCGAGAGAGGTACTTTCGACAGGCAGCGCGATTCGATCGTGGAGAGCCTTCAGGATGAGTTTCGCACGCTTGCCGATGAGAACGATGTGCTTCGCACGGACAACGAGCACCTCGACGCTTTCGTAGGTGACCTGGTCCCCGCTCTCACGGGCGATGTCCTTGCGGGCAAGAGGTTCCTGGTGATCGCGTCGACCGGTAGAACCGACGGGCTCGGGGCTGTGACCCAGGCCATCGGGCAGGCCGGCGGAGAGGTGATAGTGGCGACGGAGAGCGAAGCCGGGATGGCACTTGCTGATCCCGCGGTCTCTCAGGTAGCGACACCGGTGGTGGGGGATCTGACGGGTGACGATCTGGTTTCGGCAGTCTCGAAGACGCTTGCTGCCGAGTGGGCGACTCCGGGCGTCGATCGCCCTCTCACAGATGCGCTGAGCGAAGCAGGTGCGATTCGCTTCGATCCCGCACTGCGGGAAGACGTGTTTGTGGATGGTGTGATCGCGATGGCTGCGTGGGACGGTGTACCAGATGACCTCGCGCTGAGGATAGCCGAGGAGCTTTCCCGGGTGGGCCGGATCAGCATCGGTGCGGAGGCCGGGACGAATCCGACGGGCGTCGCTGCTGCGAGTGCAGCGCAAGGTCTGTCTGCCGTCGACAACGCCAGCAGCGCCGCCGGGCGGCTGTCTGTGGTGTGGCTGCTCGCCGGACGGGCAAAGGGCTACTTCGGAACCGGGGATGCCGCTGACGCGCCATGGCCGACGATGGAGACGAAGACGGGCTCGCCGAAGGACTAG